TGTCTGACACATCATTCCAAACCCTGACAATGCAGCAAAAAACATCGCTAACGGAAAATAACTGAATTGAGAGAAAAGCAACAGACTGACACCGAGAACTATAGTATTGATCAGCAAAATAAACTTAAGATTTGCTTCTGGTTTCACAGATGCAAGAAATACAGAACTGATCACAGCACCTGCACCGATAAAACTATTGATATAACCATAGGTAGCTGCATCCCCCTTAAAAACCACTTTAGCAAATACCGGCAGCAGTGTGTTATAAGGCAACACCAAAAGACTGATCAGGCCAAGCATCAGCATCATGATCCGGATAGAAGATGTGTTTTTCAGATAGGTAAAGCCATCACTCAGATCAGACCTGATTTTCTTTTTTACCGGTGCAGTTACATAAACAGGTAATTTCATTAAAAGCAGGGATATGATCACTGCCACAAAACTCACCGCATTTAAAAGGAAACAGGTACCTGCACCAAATTTCACCAGGATAATGCCAGATAATGCCGGGCCAATTAATCTGGCCAGGTTTACCATTGAAGAATTAAGCGCAAGCGCATTGGGCAAATCGGCTTTATCTGTTACCATCTCATGGATCAGGGGCTGACGGGCTGGTACATCAAAAGCATTGATGACGCCAAGTATACCGCTCAGCAAAAGTATCTCCCAAACCCTGTAATGATTGGCATAAGTCAGTATAGCAAGTAAAACGGCCTGTACCATAGAGGCTATCTGGGTAATCAGTAATACTTTATATCTGTTATATCTGTCTGATGCAATCCCGCCTAATAAAGAAAAAAGAAAGGATGGAAACTGAGACACAAAAACGGTAAGACCAAGCATAAAAGCAGAATGTGTCATCGTATAGACCACCCAGCTCACTCCTGTACGTTGCATCCATGTGCCAATTTGAGAAACAGACTGGCCACCAAAAAACAAACTATAGTTTCGGTTACCAAAGGCACGGAATGTATTGGTTATACGCTCAGTTTTTATCATATTATCTGTTCTATTAATTAATCATTTCGACATTATTTGTCAATTTGTCGAATAACGGGCAAATTTTTTTATTTCTTTAAACCATGGATAACTAAACGGGCCAATGAACTTACCGCTGTCTCCATCCTGCTAAAATCATTCTCCAACACCATTTCTCTTTTTAAACCATGCAAACTGCTCAGGAGCACAAAAATCAAGTCTTCCTGTTCTGCCGGTTCCATAGGGCGCAATTCTCCCGTTTTTATACCAAAGGTTAATAGCTGTCTGAGCAATTCGCTCTCCTTTTCAATTACACGTTTATGAATGAGATGTTTGGCTTTATTGAAATTAGACATTTCAGTTGCATCCATGCCTACATCCAGGGCACTGTAAAGCGCTCTTCTTTTCTCCAAAAGTTGCAATCTGGTTAAGTAAAAGGCTTTTATTTTTTGTTCTGAAGTAGATTCCTGAGCTACTGCTACAGCAACTGCTGCCAGATTTTCGCTAATTTCGGAGTCCATGACAGCATCTAAAATTTCATCTTTACTTTTATAATAATAGTAAAGAGAACTTCTTCCCTTCCCGACAGCTTTAGCTACATCGTCCATGGTTACTTTTTGAAGTCCATGTGCCTGAAACAGTTGTTTGGCAGCTTGTAATATCTGCTTCTGTATTACATCATCTTTTACCGGCTCGCTGACAGACATAGTTTTATTGTTTTAACAGATACAAATATAGTGATTTTGACATTTAAACAAAATATGTCGAAAAATCTATTTATTCCTTTACGATCAGCTGATCATAAAGAATTGTTATTTCGCAAAAAGGGGAGGTTTCAGCGATATTGATTTCGCTAAAACCTCCCCTCCTGAATAAAACCGGAATCTCTTATTTAACCGGTTTAATCCAATAACTGTAAGTCTGCTCTGCAAAAGGAATACGATACTCCTTTAACGGACTGGAACCCCAGCTGTCTATTCCCTGTACACCAGACTGCTGTGCGTCCATATGCACGTAAATACTGTTTCTTTCAGTTAATTCACCAGAATGATACTGTTTTTTATCCTGTTCAGGGTCCAGATCATCCAGGCTGTAAGGCAGTGCAGAGAAGCTTAACAGATTACTTCCGGAAGCAAACTGTAACCCCTTACCTTTCTGATTGGTGAAACTTACCCAGCGTACATCTGTTTTATTGCCACTTTCCTGCGGACGGGCATAAGCAAAATACTGGTCTTTTGTTTTTTGTTTATACAAACCAACCAGCGAAGCTGTTTTTCTGTCCCAGTAGTTCTCCCACGGGCCTCTGCCGTAAAACTCTATATTTTCATATTCTTTTTTCAGCTCCAGATCAGTTCCTACTCTTAGCAGCAGCGGATATTTACCCTTAACGGTATTTAAATGATAATCCATTTTTAAAGTACCGTCAGCAAAAACGGTAATAGCCGACTCCTGTATAGCTTCACCTTCGAGTAATTCCTTTTTGAAATTCATAGTATAACTGCCATCAGCATTTTGATTCAGTTCTGCAGAAAGCAGTTTTCCGGTTTGATAAGCATCTCTCCATTTACGCAGTCTTTTATTGAAACCTGCACCAATATCATTATCCGTTGGTGCTCTCCAGTAAGCCGGAACAGGTCCTTTTTGCAGCAACTGCTCTCCATGCTGAAAATAGCTTTTCAACAAACCTGCTTTAACATCAAATTCGATCTTGAAATCTTTACCCGAAACAGCATATATCTGCTCGGTTTTATTAACCTGCAAACTACCTTTTACTGCAGGTATCTGCAAAGCAGGCTCAATTTTATTTAGGGCAAACTGCTCATAGGCCACTTCATAACCTTTTTCTAAAAATGGTTCTGCTTCTTTAAGCACATAATGTACATTCAGAAAATACTCTTTACCAGGCTGCTGTTTAAATTTAACTGGTAAAGCAACAGTAATTTCTGCACGGGGACCAACAGCCAGACTGGCAACTGTTCCTTTATCAACTATTTTTCCGTTTTCTGTAAGCTCCCAGTTTAACTGCGTATGTGCTATATTTCTAAAAAAATAGCTGTTGTTTATCTTAATCTCATAATTTCCAGCATAAGTTGTTTTTATAAACTGATGTGTCTTTTTAACCTGTACAGCCATAGGTGTCAACCCTCTGTAAGCCGTAACTACTCCCTTAACACAGAAATTATTATCACTAAAATCTTCATTAACCGGGCCGGAAAGCGGGAAATCACCACCATAAGCTAAAATGCGTTTTCCATTTTTAACAGTGTCTAAACCCTGGTCAATCCATTCCCAGATAAAACCGCCCTGTAATTTAGGGTTGTGCTCTATCGCATTCCAGTATTCATCATAATTACCCAGACTATTCCCCATAATATGCGCAAACTCGCTCATAATTAAAGGACGTGTCTCGTTGCTTTTTGAATACTCAATCAGCCAGTTTGGATCAGGATACTGTGGCACAATCATGTCTGTATTGAAATCTTCTTCTGCACGTTCGTATTGTACCGGACGCGTATTGTCTGTATTTTTAAGCCAGTTATATCCTTCATACATATTGGTTCCGTTTCCGGCTTCATTACCCAGTGACCAGGTCACTACCGAAGGATAATTTTTATCTCTTTCATACATCCTGCGGATACGCTCAAAATGAGCATTACGCCAGGTTTTATCATTTGCAAAAGTCACTGCCAGATCATAACCACGGCCATGTGATTCAATATTTGCCTCATCAATGACATATAAACCATATTCATCACAAAGTTCCATCCAGTAAGGATCTGGCGGATAATGAGAGTGACGCACGGCATTGATATTGAGTTTTTTCATCATCTCCATATCCTTACGCATATCTGCATGGGTTAAGGTATGCCCCTGTCTGGCGTTATGCTCATGCCTGTTCACTCCTTTGATAAAAACACGTTTGCCATTAACCAGAAAATCGCTGCCTTTAATCTCTACACTACGGAATCCTACACGCTGTGGAATGACTTCAAGAACTGCTCCTTTTTGATCTTTAAGGATGATATTCAGCGTGTATAAATAAGGGATCTCTGCCGACCATTGTTTAACTGACGGAATCTCCTTTTTAAAGTCCACCACCTTATGGTAATTACCCAGTACGGTTTGTGCAGCTGAAGTTTCTTTCCAGATAGACTTTCCACTTGCATCATTCAGTTCCAGTGCAACAGAAAAGGTATCTGCTTTACTGTGATTGGTCCGCTGATCCATTCTGTAATTGTCTACGTTAACCTGTACATCCAATACACCATTAGTATAGTCTTTAGTCAGATTACCATTTACCCTGAAATCACGGATATCCAGTTTTGTAGTGGCATATAAATAGACATCACGTTCTATTCCGGAGATACGCCACATATCCTGGCATTCCAGGTAACTGCCATCACTCCAGCGATAAACTTCCAGTGCGATGAGGTTTTTTCCTGGTTTTACATATTTGGTCAGATCAAATTCGGCTGCCAGTTTACTATCTTCACTATACCCCACTTTTTTCCCGTTCACCCAGATATAAAAGGCGGATTTAACTGCACCAAGATGGATAAAAATCTGCCTGCCATCCCAGTTTGCCGGAACTTCGATAGTTTTACGGTAAGAACCTACCGGGTTGTTATCAGCAGGAATATCAAAAGGGGGATTTAAACGTCCGCCTCTTTTTTTCTGACCTGCAAACTCATATGGCTGGTTAACATAAATAGGTAAACCATATCCGTTGGTTTCCCAGTTAGCTGGTACCTTAAAATCTTTCCACCCGGTATCATTGTAATCTGTTTTGTAAAAATCCAGCGGTCTTTTGGCCGGGTCCTGTACCCAGTTGAATTTCCATGTTCCATTTAAAGACAGGAAATACGCAGAGTTTTCTTTTTGTCGTTTAGCTGCCAGAGCCATATTTTCATAGGCATAAGACTCCGCACGCATAGGCATCCGGTTAACGGATACAATATCCGGGGTTTGCAGCTCGGCAGGGAGGAGTTGTGCTTTCACGGTAACCGTACCCGAAAGCAGGACTATCATGCCCAAAAGCGTTGATTGAAGTGAGGATTTCATTTATGTGTTTTACGTTAATTTCTTTTAAAGTTCCATTCTGTCACATCTGACGGACGGTGTGACCGGCCTGCAATTTCCTCGAGCTCTTTAACGATAGCGGGCTGCTGCGCAGCCAGATCATTATGCTCTTTCTGATCTGTTTCCAGGTTATAAAGTTCCCACCCGGAGGTTTCCAGATCAGCCATGTTTTTTACGCCTTTCCATTTCCCTTTTCTGACAGCCTGACGGCCTCCGTCTTCATGAAATTCCCAGTACAGAAATTCATGCTGCTGCTGTTTACCTTTGGAAAGCAATACAGGTAAAATCGAAAGTCCATCTACATGGGCCGGTACTGGTTGTCTGGTTAATTCGGCAAAAGTTGGCAGAAAATCCCAGAATGCTCCTGCCTGATCACTGCGTCTACCTTTCTGGATTTTTCCCGGCCAGCTGGCAATCATAGGTTCACGGATTCCGCCTTCGTAAAGTGATCTTTTAATCCCTCTGAAACCACCACTGCTGTTAAAAAATTCAGGATCATTACCGCCTTCACGATGTGGTCCATTATCGCTGGTAAAAATAATCAGGGTGTTTTTGTCCAGTCCAAGGGCTTTTAATTTAGCAACCACCTGCC
This portion of the Pedobacter lusitanus genome encodes:
- a CDS encoding MFS transporter, whose protein sequence is MIKTERITNTFRAFGNRNYSLFFGGQSVSQIGTWMQRTGVSWVVYTMTHSAFMLGLTVFVSQFPSFLFSLLGGIASDRYNRYKVLLITQIASMVQAVLLAILTYANHYRVWEILLLSGILGVINAFDVPARQPLIHEMVTDKADLPNALALNSSMVNLARLIGPALSGIILVKFGAGTCFLLNAVSFVAVIISLLLMKLPVYVTAPVKKKIRSDLSDGFTYLKNTSSIRIMMLMLGLISLLVLPYNTLLPVFAKVVFKGDAATYGYINSFIGAGAVISSVFLASVKPEANLKFILLINTIVLGVSLLLFSQFSYFPLAMFFAALSGFGMMCQTTICLTIIQVDSDPEMRGRVMSYVAMAYFGMLPLGSLIIGVISQKIGAPAAIFFQGITALIIAVSFYKYLRSDQ
- a CDS encoding TetR/AcrR family transcriptional regulator, whose product is MSVSEPVKDDVIQKQILQAAKQLFQAHGLQKVTMDDVAKAVGKGRSSLYYYYKSKDEILDAVMDSEISENLAAVAVAVAQESTSEQKIKAFYLTRLQLLEKRRALYSALDVGMDATEMSNFNKAKHLIHKRVIEKESELLRQLLTFGIKTGELRPMEPAEQEDLIFVLLSSLHGLKREMVLENDFSRMETAVSSLARLVIHGLKK
- a CDS encoding glycoside hydrolase family 2 TIM barrel-domain containing protein; translation: MKSSLQSTLLGMIVLLSGTVTVKAQLLPAELQTPDIVSVNRMPMRAESYAYENMALAAKRQKENSAYFLSLNGTWKFNWVQDPAKRPLDFYKTDYNDTGWKDFKVPANWETNGYGLPIYVNQPYEFAGQKKRGGRLNPPFDIPADNNPVGSYRKTIEVPANWDGRQIFIHLGAVKSAFYIWVNGKKVGYSEDSKLAAEFDLTKYVKPGKNLIALEVYRWSDGSYLECQDMWRISGIERDVYLYATTKLDIRDFRVNGNLTKDYTNGVLDVQVNVDNYRMDQRTNHSKADTFSVALELNDASGKSIWKETSAAQTVLGNYHKVVDFKKEIPSVKQWSAEIPYLYTLNIILKDQKGAVLEVIPQRVGFRSVEIKGSDFLVNGKRVFIKGVNRHEHNARQGHTLTHADMRKDMEMMKKLNINAVRHSHYPPDPYWMELCDEYGLYVIDEANIESHGRGYDLAVTFANDKTWRNAHFERIRRMYERDKNYPSVVTWSLGNEAGNGTNMYEGYNWLKNTDNTRPVQYERAEEDFNTDMIVPQYPDPNWLIEYSKSNETRPLIMSEFAHIMGNSLGNYDEYWNAIEHNPKLQGGFIWEWIDQGLDTVKNGKRILAYGGDFPLSGPVNEDFSDNNFCVKGVVTAYRGLTPMAVQVKKTHQFIKTTYAGNYEIKINNSYFFRNIAHTQLNWELTENGKIVDKGTVASLAVGPRAEITVALPVKFKQQPGKEYFLNVHYVLKEAEPFLEKGYEVAYEQFALNKIEPALQIPAVKGSLQVNKTEQIYAVSGKDFKIEFDVKAGLLKSYFQHGEQLLQKGPVPAYWRAPTDNDIGAGFNKRLRKWRDAYQTGKLLSAELNQNADGSYTMNFKKELLEGEAIQESAITVFADGTLKMDYHLNTVKGKYPLLLRVGTDLELKKEYENIEFYGRGPWENYWDRKTASLVGLYKQKTKDQYFAYARPQESGNKTDVRWVSFTNQKGKGLQFASGSNLLSFSALPYSLDDLDPEQDKKQYHSGELTERNSIYVHMDAQQSGVQGIDSWGSSPLKEYRIPFAEQTYSYWIKPVK